ATCGGCGCCGCGCTGGTGCTGCGCGAGCATGTCGGGCTCAGGCGATGGACGGCGACGCTGATCGGCTTTCTCGGCGCAATCGTCATCGTCCGCCCGGGTGCCGATACCTTCACCCCGGCGGCCCTCCTGGCGCTGAGTTCGGCCGCCGGCATCGCTGCGGCACAGCTTTCGGTCAAGGCACTGTCGCGCACCGAACATCCCAATGCCATCGTCCTGATCATGGGCCTGTTGATGACGCCAATGGCGCTGGTTCCGGCCTCGTTCGTCTGGACATGGCCCGATTTCCAAACCTTCACCTGGCTGCTGTTGCTGGGTCTGGTGGCAACGGTCGGCCAGGTGTTTCTCGTGCGTGCGATGTCGACCGCCGATGCCTCGGCGGTGATGCCCTTTGATTTTTCGCGGCTGATCTTCGCCTCGTTGCTCGGCTGGCTGATGTTTGGCGAGGCGCCGGACGCCTGGACCTGGGCCGGTGCTGCGGTCATCGTTGCCGCGACCGTTTATATCGCCCGACGCGAGGCGAAGGTCTCCCGCCGCGCCCGCACGGCCCGGCCCGCGGATCACTGACCGCCGCGCATTGCGAAGGGGTCGGGCTGATCGTGGCTATCCCTCGGCATCGAGAGCCTCGCGGGCGCGAGCGACATGCTCGGGCGTCACGTGGGCCGACAGAGTCTGCAGCGCCATCAGCAGCACTGCGGCATCGTCGGAGAAGCCGAGACCGGCGATGATGTCCGGGATCAGGTCCGCGGGCATGATAAAGTAGGCGAGCGCCGCCAGCAGCACGGCTTTGGCGTGCTTCGGCGTTGCCGGATCAAGAGCGGCATAATAAGCGGCGACGGCGCGATCGGCGAACGGCATTCGGCCCAGTGTTCGGCGCAGCTTGCCCCAGAATCGGCGCCGCACATAACTCTCCTGGCCGGCAACGGGCACCAGTGCCTGGGAAAGATCGGGGGTTTCCATCGCTTGTGCACCTCGCAAGTGACTGTCACGCGCGCCACGCGTACCGCAGGTCGGTGAAGAAGCGGCAGTTTGAGCGCGCCGCGTGCAGGGCCCGCGCACCTGCTCTGAGCTAAGCACACCAGGACATGCCTGCAAGGAGCCGAAACGCGTTTCCCAATCAGCAGTTTCCGGCCAAGACTGGTTTGTTTGTGTAATGTACTGATAAGTAAGGGAAAAATATGAACTACCGATCAATGTCGTCCGATGTCATCGGTTGCCGGCAGTTGTGATGAGGCAAGTCCAAGAGAGAAGGAACGCCATGGGAACGCAGATTTCCGCTGCACCTTGCAGTAGCGACTATCGCTCTAGGCTGATGGGGCTGCGCTCGCTCACGGCGGGGGAATGCGCTTCCCAGCCCAGGTCGAGCATGCGTGAGAGAACCAACGGTTCCTGTGCGCCACAGATCACGAACCCACCATTGAACACGAACGCCGGCACCCCGTTAATGCCGAGCCGGTGAGCGCGCGCGTTCTCGGAATAGACGGCTGAGAGCTCGGCGTCACTGCGCAGGTAGCTTCGCAAAGACCGGACGTCAAGTCCGAGTTCACCACCAAGTTGGATCAGAAAATGGGTGTCGCCGATGTCGCGGCCGCGGACAAAGTGGCTATAATAGAGCGCTTCGACCATCGCGTCCGCGCGCCCGTACAGCGCCGCGAAGCGAATCAGCCGGTGCGCGTTCACGGTGTTCGGTGTTCGTCGGATACGATCGAACGCAAAATCGATTTCAACAGATTGCCCGACGTCGGCAATCGCCAAGTGTATCCGTCCGACCCGGGCTTCGCTGCCGAATTTCCGGATGAGATATGTGGTGCGGTCAATACCCTCAGCGGGCAAATCAGGATTGAGCAGAAACGGCCACCAATCAATGTGCACGTCATTCGACGGGTGTTGGGCTAACGCCCGCTCGAGCTGCCGCTTGCCGATGTAGCACCAAGGACAACCAGGATCGAAGATCACTTGGATACGCATGTGTGCCAAACGCTCACCTTGGTATGGCCGAGCGCGTTGCCCGATTCGATGGAGGATTTTGCTGCGCGGCGCGGCGGCGTGCAACAACCATTGGTCGAACGGGGGTTGAAATCTGCGGTCAATTCGAACCACCTGTTTATGCGAGGAGGGCTGCAACCGTGACCGATGTGAGGCACGCACGATTCCAGATTGGGCAGGTCGTTCGCCACCGCATTTATCCGTTTCGTGGTGTCATATTTGATGTCGATCCGCAATTCGCCAACACCGAAGAATGGTGGCTGTCGATCCCGGAAAACGTGCGCCCGCATAAAGACCAGCCATTCTATCATCTTCTCGCCGAAAACGCCGAGACAACGTACATCGCATACGTCTCGGAGCAGAATCTGATTCCCGACGATTCAGGCGATCCGGTTTCGCATCCGCAGATCGAGGAGATCTTTGCCGGCGTCAAGGACGGTCGCTACGTCAGTCGACGGGTGGCCAGTCACTGATGATCGTAAGGCACTGATTTTTGGGGTTTTAGTCCCGCCGGGCAGCGGTACTCAACGATAGCGCGTGCTCAGATATCGCGGAGACACGCCGGCAGCATAAAGACTGAGGACGAAGAGGTTGCGCAAAGGGCGCAAAAGGTAGCCATCGCGCCGATACTTTTCCGCCGATGTTACCGCGGTGGCTTTGAGTGGCCGCATGCGGCGTCGGCCGATCCGGCGAACGAAATCGACGTCCTCCATCAGCGGCAAGCGCTTATATCCGCCGAGCCCTTCATAGAACGATCGACTGATCAACAGCCCTTGATCGCCATAAGGCAGGCAGAACACCCGGCTACGCAGGCGGACGGCGTATTCGACGATTCTGGCGGCCAGCGCGCGATCGTTCAACGCGAAGCGAAAATATCCCGCATGTGCCTGATTCGCTGAATCGGCGATGAACGCCTGCACGGCCTGGGTCCAGCCCGTCTGCAGTTGCGTGTCGGCGTGCAGGAACAAGAACCAGTCGCCAGCGGCCGCGAGCGCGCCCTCTGCCATCTGTTGTCCACGGCCGCGGTGTGTTTCAAGAAATATCGCACCGCCGCGTTCGGCGATCAACGCGGTGTCGTCGACGGACCCACCATCGGCGACGATCACCTCGTGGGCGAGCGAGGCCGCCGACACGATTGTATCGAGTGTCGACTTCAGGGACTGGCCGACATTCAGTGTCGGGATGATAATGCTCAGCACGTTGTCGTTCCGTCCAGCGTCGATCGATCACCGTTATAAGGCGCCGGCCGGTACGCCGGAAGGACCAATCCCAACGATACCGGTCGATGCGTTGCGTGATCGCCACACTTATACGCCAATAACAACTAATAATTGACTAATTCTATCATAAATCAGCGAATTGCGGGAGTGATTCGGCTTGGGCCACGGTACGTCTTCCGGCTCGGCGACGTTGACGGGCGATCGCGACCGGGCAATCCGAGACGGAACGGCGACCGTCGCCTTCCGAAGCCTCTGCCCGGGCAGAGGCTCGCCAGTAGTCGAGCGCCGGATCTCGGCGCAAAGCGAGCCCGATCATGGGGGAGACGACGCGTACCCGGCAGCTCGGTGACGGTGCCATCACGCCGGCCGTTCGCACGCGCCGAAAAGCACGCCGCGTCGCGGCGGTGTGCTTCCCTAATTTGGATAACGGCGCAGGTTTCAGACGGCTTCCTTTGCCGTAGAGCGTAGCTTGAACTTCTGCACTTTGCCGGTCGACGTCTTTGGAACCTCGCCGAAGATGACCCGCGTCGGGCATTTGAAGTGGGCGATGTGTTCACGACAGAAGGCGATGATCTCCTTTTCTGAGATGCGAGCGCCCGGCTTGAGCTCGACGAAGGCGCATGGCGTTTCCCCCCATTTGTCGTCTGGCTGGGCAACGACGGCGGCGAGCAGCACCGCTGGATGCTGGTAGAGGGCGTTCTCGACCTCGATCGAGGAGATATTTTCCCCGCCCGAGATGATGATGTCTTTCGAGCGGTCCTTGAGCTGGATGTAGCCGTCCGGGTGGCGGACCCCGAGATCGCCCGAGTGAAACCAGCCGCCAGCCAGCGCGTTTTGGGTGGAGAACCGGTCCTTCAGGTAGCCTTTCATCACCACGTTGCCGCGGAACATCACCTCACCGATCGTCTCGCCGTCGTCTGGCACCGGCTCCATGGTCAGCGGGTCGAGCACGGCGAGGCCTTCGAGATTGGGGTAGGGAACGCCCTGGCGAGCCTTGAGGTTGGCTTGCTCCTCGATCGGCAGATCGTTCCATTCATCGTGCCACGCGCAGACCACGGACGGCCCGTAGGTTTCAGTCAGGCCGTAGACGTGGGTTACGCGGAACCCCTGGCGCTGCATCCGCTCCAGCGTGGCCGCCGGCGGCGGAGCCGCAGCAGTCATGACGTTGACGATGTGATCGATCGCGGGGCGTTCCTCTTCCGGCGTGTTAACCACCATGTTGAGGACGATCGGCGCGCCGCAGAAGTGGGTGACGCGGTGCTCGGCGATTGTCTGCCACACCGACGGGCCGGTGAAGCTGCGCATGCACACGCTCAGCCCGGCGATGGCGGCAAGGGTCCATGCGAAGCACCAGCCGTTGCAATGGAACATCGGCAGCGTCCACAGGTAGACTGGATGTGGGGGCATCTGCCAGGAGACGACGTTCCCAATCGCGGTAAGATAAGCGCCGCGATGGTGGTAGACGACACCCTT
This genomic stretch from Rhodospirillales bacterium harbors:
- the hspQ gene encoding heat shock protein HspQ: MAERVARFDGGFCCAARRRATTIGRTGVEICGQFEPPVYARRAATVTDVRHARFQIGQVVRHRIYPFRGVIFDVDPQFANTEEWWLSIPENVRPHKDQPFYHLLAENAETTYIAYVSEQNLIPDDSGDPVSHPQIEEIFAGVKDGRYVSRRVASH
- a CDS encoding TIGR04283 family arsenosugar biosynthesis glycosyltransferase codes for the protein MLSIIIPTLNVGQSLKSTLDTIVSAASLAHEVIVADGGSVDDTALIAERGGAIFLETHRGRGQQMAEGALAAAGDWFLFLHADTQLQTGWTQAVQAFIADSANQAHAGYFRFALNDRALAARIVEYAVRLRSRVFCLPYGDQGLLISRSFYEGLGGYKRLPLMEDVDFVRRIGRRRMRPLKATAVTSAEKYRRDGYLLRPLRNLFVLSLYAAGVSPRYLSTRYR
- a CDS encoding DUF1232 domain-containing protein is translated as METPDLSQALVPVAGQESYVRRRFWGKLRRTLGRMPFADRAVAAYYAALDPATPKHAKAVLLAALAYFIMPADLIPDIIAGLGFSDDAAVLLMALQTLSAHVTPEHVARAREALDAEG
- a CDS encoding acyl-CoA synthetase translates to MSIDTLAADPFETGLDRTQANHQPLTPLGFLARAAMVYPDRPSIVHGERRYTWRETYARCRRLASALTRAGLKRGQTVAVMAANTPEMFEAHFGVPMSGAVLNTLNTRLDAPALAFCLKHGEARALICDREFAGPIGEALRLLGRELLLIEIDDPLAHRRGDPLGGIDYEQFIADGDEAFAWELPADEWNAISLNYTSGTTGDPKGVVYHHRGAYLTAIGNVVSWQMPPHPVYLWTLPMFHCNGWCFAWTLAAIAGLSVCMRSFTGPSVWQTIAEHRVTHFCGAPIVLNMVVNTPEEERPAIDHIVNVMTAAAPPPAATLERMQRQGFRVTHVYGLTETYGPSVVCAWHDEWNDLPIEEQANLKARQGVPYPNLEGLAVLDPLTMEPVPDDGETIGEVMFRGNVVMKGYLKDRFSTQNALAGGWFHSGDLGVRHPDGYIQLKDRSKDIIISGGENISSIEVENALYQHPAVLLAAVVAQPDDKWGETPCAFVELKPGARISEKEIIAFCREHIAHFKCPTRVIFGEVPKTSTGKVQKFKLRSTAKEAV
- a CDS encoding DsbA family oxidoreductase, whose translation is MRIQVIFDPGCPWCYIGKRQLERALAQHPSNDVHIDWWPFLLNPDLPAEGIDRTTYLIRKFGSEARVGRIHLAIADVGQSVEIDFAFDRIRRTPNTVNAHRLIRFAALYGRADAMVEALYYSHFVRGRDIGDTHFLIQLGGELGLDVRSLRSYLRSDAELSAVYSENARAHRLGINGVPAFVFNGGFVICGAQEPLVLSRMLDLGWEAHSPAVSERSPISLER
- a CDS encoding DMT family transporter — its product is MNRPAFAAAYAARFARLDAPLKGAVFMIGACAGFAAMMAIVRKLAPEIHPFEAAFFRNLGGIIFMLPWLARVGVGRLRTGRPGMHLLRSVLGLGAMLLLFTALSLMPLANVTALSFTAPLFATIGAALVLREHVGLRRWTATLIGFLGAIVIVRPGADTFTPAALLALSSAAGIAAAQLSVKALSRTEHPNAIVLIMGLLMTPMALVPASFVWTWPDFQTFTWLLLLGLVATVGQVFLVRAMSTADASAVMPFDFSRLIFASLLGWLMFGEAPDAWTWAGAAVIVAATVYIARREAKVSRRARTARPADH